DNA sequence from the Bacteroidota bacterium genome:
GTCACTATTATAATTATTTCCATCCAAATCTGTGATGATATATTTGGGCATCTTCCCTCCTATTTGTAATACTTTATTGTCGATGGTAAATACTTCCATTATATTATACTTCTTTTTTTTGGGAACAAAAGGTATGGTATTAACGGGAGCATTGGTTATAAGATAACCTTCAATAATTCCGTTGGTTTTATAGGGCCTCAGTATAATACTTTTCACTTTGCTCAGGCTATCATAAGCGGTTTGTGGGTATAGGTTGCCTGCACTGTCTTGGATGAAAAATGTAGCTGCCCGTTGGGCTATTGTGGGTTTAATACTTATCGCAAATAGTATTATAAAGATATATGTATATTTGTTCATGGGATAGAATATTTAAATTGATTGTTAATGACAAAATATTTATAACTTTGTCATTCCAATGCACGAGCTATCTACTTTCTCTGGAGATCGAAGATTGCCCTCGGGCAAAGCACATGTCTCGCCCGCAAGCTTGCGGGGCGGCATGACAAAAGTACCTATTTCCCCATAGCATTCTTAATAGCCTGATTCACGTATTGCTCCAATCCTATTACATAACCTTCGCTATATAATACTATTTTGCCCTGCTTGTCTATTACTATATGTCGGGGGCAACTGGAGATATCCCATTTTTCAGCTATTTTGCGTGAGGAGGGAATCACATGATAATCATAATTGGTGCGTTGTAAAAAGTTAGCACAAGCTAAAGAATCATCTAAACTTGGAGCCAAAAAAATCATCTTGGAGTTATTCGCATAATAGGATTTTAACCCATTCAAAACGGGCATTTCTTGTATACAGGGGCTACATGCCTTGTGCCAAAAAGCTACATGCACCACTTTGCCTCTCATGCTATCGCTATTATATACTTTCCCTTCCATGTCCTTAAATTTATATTTAGGCATCGGCCCACCTATTTTAAATATTTTATTTTCTGCTATATTCACTTCGGCAAGGTTATATATTTTGCCATCGGGCACAAAGGCTACATTGTTATAGGGTTTCGATTGTATGGTATAGCCTTCAATTCTTCCATTGCTTTTTACAGGTACGAGTTTAATTGTTTTCACTTTACTCATGCTATCATATGCCGATTGGGGGAAAGCGTTACCAACACTATCTTTGATATAGAAATTATCAGCTCGTACTTGTGTACATAGGTTATTGCCAATGCATACCATAAGGAATGCAACAACCATTTTATATATTTGATTAGCCATGATGCAAATATAAGCATGTTTGTTGTCATTTTACTATAAAGAAATTGAAGTGTATTATGTCGATAAGTAAAAAGTTGTCATTGCGAGGCTTGTATAAATGTAGTTGTATTTTTTTGTTACCCCATTGTGGAGGAGGCTCGCTAAATACCTCTAAAATTTTCATATTACATTCATCCCGAATACTGTTTATTTTTGGAAAAAGTGAAATTTATGAGTGTAAAGTATGAATATTAATAACATATTCTTACAAATTATTTTGCTATTTTGAATAAATATCGACTTTAAAATTTAATTTTAAATTGCTCAGCTTTTGGAAATACGCGACTTTATTTGGCCCTCAATTATTGACAAAATATTTCAAGGTATTTAATTTTATTAGCCTTCTAAGGATTATATTAAATGGAATCCGTCTCGAATTAATTTGGATCGGAAAGGCACGAATAGGACTAAATTACCCTTACAAATACCTCATCCATAAAAATATGTAAGAATGAATTGAAAAAGTGATTGGGATACTGATTTTTTGAAAAGAACTTTGTAACGTCAATTTGAACACATAAATACTTATATCATATACTTATTAAAAATCAAACTACACTAAACAAATTATATACTATCATGAAAAAACTACATCTACTTCTTCTGCTACTATTGTCATGTATTATTAATGAAACTGTTCTGTCGCAACAGTTCCCTTTATATGTGAGCAAACAAACCGGCCAATTTACTTCTTTCAATGGAAGCGTTCCCAAAAAAACCGATAAATATGAAAACGGGAATGTAAACTTGCAAGCGAATGGCCCCATCAATGCCGCAGTTAATCCTGCTGATATGAGCATTGGCCCTAACCAAAACAAAACTTGGTTTGGTACAATTACCCCAAATGTAGCATCTGCACCAGCCCCAGGAATTTCCGTTCCTGCATCGCTAGTGGCTAACTACAATGTAACCTATAGCCGCCCGGTAGGAGTTGGTTCCGGAGGTACTGTGCAAAGCACTTATCAGTGTGCCGAATCGATGGCGAGCGGAGAACCCGGATGTACCTATCACAATGGTATGCCAGGCAGCCACGAGATTGTTAATAAAATAGGAACTGAGCAACTTAATTTCATGGTATATAGTATAAACGTTTCGCTACCCGATACAATATGTGTACAACGTTTGCCCAACGCAAATGCTGCAGTGGGAACTGAGTTAGCTATGATGTTTCCCATGACGGGAGGTGCATGTGTATGGGAATCTTTAAGCCCAAATGTAACGCTAAGTAATATATTAAATAACCAAGCAACGATCTCATTAAATGATACCAATACTTTAGGTTTGGTGCGGGTTACTATGACTATTCAAGGTATTACTTATACTACTACCGCGGTGGTAAAATCGTGCGAGTGTGGATGCAGACCTGTAATGAATGGACTGGCCTTTGGCCCTTTGAATTTGCAATTTAATGTGAACCCCATAGGCGGTCAACCTACAAACGGCTTTTGCGAATATGTAGTAAACAATGCTACCTTAAATAATATGAGTATGATGACCTTTGTAAACAAAGTCGCCAATTTTAATAATGTGCGTTTATCGTTTAAAAAGAATTGCAAAACTGGTGAGCTCAAAGATGTAACGGTTACTTGGAACGGCAACCAAGATATTGGTGAAATTAAATATATATCAGCATCGGTAAAATCTTTTTCTTTGGCAGTGGATGTTCCTACTGGAAACTTAACAGGAAGTATAACATTACAAGCCAAATTAACTGAAGATAAGAATTTATTGCCGAGTGGAATTATGATTTTACGAAAAGATGTGAGCGGTGATTTTAAATTTAATTATGCAGGTGGAGCTAATTATAATGGTTCATTTGATTTCCTAGGTGTGAAAGATATAAATATTGATATTATAAAACAGAATAATATTATTGCTCAGTTCAAAAATGGTTCACTAACAGCAGCGGGCGATTTAACAGGCGATCTCACAGGATTGCAAGGTGCAGAATATACTTCTAACTTCTTTACAGTTGAGATTGTTAATCTCACACTTAATTTTACTTTATCTATTCCAAATTTGAATTTCAAAACCAATGTTGGAAATGGAAGCATAAAAATATATGATATAAAAGGGGTCCAAGGGCAAGCAACTATCGGCCTTGCTTTTAACCAACAAAACGTGAATGCAACATTGAATGCAAGTAACTTTACTGCATTTACTATGACTTTGCAAGAATTGAATGTAGCCGTTACCTTTAATTATGATTTTGATATGGTGAAATTGGATGGAAGTTTAAAAGCAAAACATAGTAGTTTTGATGTAGCTATTGGAATTGCAAAATTTAAAGTAGAGAATGGAGAGTTGAAAGAATTTGATGGAAATGCAAAAGTAAAATATTCAAGTTTCGAATTCCAATTACAACAAATAGCTTATACACAAACGCCTTCTGAACTTACTATAACCGCTAAGGCTGAAGTGAACCTAGCCATACAAGCTTCACTGGCTATTGACAGATTTAAAATTGCAGAAGACGGAACTATTTCGATCGGAAGAATTGCAGGTAGTGTTACCAAAACTCCGGTTAGTATTTCCTTCTCTGCACAGTTCGAACCCAATAGATTCCGTGGCACTTTCAATGCAAACTTTGCTGCTGCAGGCCCCATTGCAGGTAGTATAGATATAGGCTCGATGCCCGAATATAATTTTGGATATTTGAGGATTACCGCCGGTGTAAATTTACCCTTGGGTCAGTCCGGATTAAAAATATCTTCAATCGGTGGATCATTCGGTTTCAACTATCTTTTGCCTGATATACCCACACAAGGAAACTATGTATTCTCTGGATTATTGGGTGTGTCGGATATAGCAAATATGGTAGAAGTAACAGGTGAAGTAACTGTACAATTGGGAGCCAACAATTTTCAATTAACCTTGGATGGTAATGTGAAAGTATTAAAGAACAATCCCTTCTTCAATGTAGGTGTGCAAGTAAATTATAAACTTCCAGAAAATACAATAGACGGAAGTGCGAGGGTCGATTTAAAAATACCTTCATCAGGTTGGATGTTAAGCACCAATAATGTGCGTGTTGGATTCTTCTTCGGTGGTGGAAACTGGAGCGTAGATGGACAAAACATGGGCGGCACAGCACTTAATGGATTGGTAACACTTACCAATGGCACTATAGTAATGAACGGCCCCGTTGCTACTCCTACACAAATGACTGGAACCCTTGGTGGCAATGCTGCAATCGGCTTTAGTAAAACAATATCAACTTCAATGTTGGGTCAGTCGTTCACTGCATCTGCAAATCTGAGCATGAATGCAGGCATTAATGTGAGTATTAATGAATCGGGCTTGAATGGATCCTTCAATGTAAACCTTGCCGCAGGCGGAAGTTTGAGTTGGCGTACTTTAATAGGCAACGGTAGTATGGGTATTAATGCCAGTATGAATGGAGAAGTATCATATAATAATGGTAGCGTGAATGTGAATGGAAATCTCAGTTTAGGTTTACCTTTTGAAGTATGTGTGCCTACCAGTATCAATGTATTCAGCAGCAGTAATTGGAGTTGTTTCAGCTCTGTAGATTTCGGAGTAAGTGCATCATTCTAAAAAATTATATATACATTTGTAAACTTAAAAATATTAAGAACATGAAAAAGGTTATATTAAGTATTCTCACCGTTATTATATGTCATACTTCTTCTGTAGCACAAAGTTTTTATAAACTAATGGGCGAACACGATGGCAAAACAGTAAAACTGATGTGGTTGATATATAAATGGGACAAAAATGCCATAGGGGTTGATATCAAAAAACGTGTAGGCAAAGGCAGTTGGACCACAGTTAATACTACCGAAATTATTCCTTCATTTGGTAACGACAAGGATCTGTCGTATGCAGATAATGATATACAAAGGCAGAATGAACTCAATAAAAAAGCCGCTGCACTTATAGCCTCTGGTAAATTCAAACCTGTATCATCAACCGATTATATAAAGAAACTAAAAACAGATAGCTCAACCATGCTTTCGCTCACCTTTTTGTTTGTGAACGATTTCGATTTGGCAGTGCTCAATGGGTTTGGATTAACGGATAAAGATGTGCCTTCAGGCGAAGTAGAATATGGCCTCTTTTTCCATGGTATCAATGCCGATGAACCCTTGGCAACGTACGCATTCACCTCAGGAAAACCATCTTTATCATCTGTTGATTATACATTAAAATTTAAACCCAATTTGTCAAAAACGGCATTGAATATATATTATGATATTGATTTACTCGTTGCACAGAAATCGAACTATAATGGTTTTAATATTTACAAGAAAAATGAAGATGGAAATTGGCATAAACTAACTAGCAGTCCTATTTGGTTCAATACCTTATACAAAACCAAGGAACATTTTTATTTGGATCAAAAAGTAAACAAAGACAGTAATTATATATATTCACTGGTTTCGGTAAGTATCTTTGGCACCGAAGGTGGAAAAATAGAACATTTATATAACCCCCGCAAATTTGCTGGCACTATTCTGCCTTCCACTATTGCTGAAAATAAAAAAATAACGGATGGTGATGGACTGGGTTTAACCTGGACTTTTGATATCGCCCAAGAAAGTTTCATTAAAGGTTTTGTTGTACAACGCAAACCACATATAGATTCAGCGTTTGCAGATATTAGTTCTATAATACCTGCCAATGAGCGTAACTATAAAGACATCACTAACAAGCTATATAATAACTATCATTTTTATCGTATTAAAATTGTACCTCATGATGACCAATCATTAGATAACATATTAGGCAAAGAACTATTAATATATTATAGACCCGAATTGAAGCCTAATATTCCACAAGGTTTGCAAGCTCAATTTATAAGTGAAGCAGGCAAGCGTTATATATATTTGAAATGGGACAAAAATACCGACCGTTTCACCAAAGGGTATCGTATCTATGCTAGTTTCCCACCCTCCACAAAATTAAGCTGGCAGGGAGATATACCTTTGGTATTAGAAAACGAGTATAAATATCCTGTCAGTAATTTCGAATCATCCGATTACCATTTAAGTATATCAGCTATTAGTGAACTGGAAGATGAAAGCAAATTAAGTAATATAGTTATCGTAACTTCTCCAAGCTCCTACATGCCCAATGTGCAGATATGGCCTTTTAAAGTTGATAGCAATCAGATAACATTGGAATGGAAATATAATATTACAAAAGATTTAAAAGGATTTCGAATCTATGCAGATGGTAAATTATTAGCTGATGAGAACAGCTTAACAGCCGATAGCAGAAAATATATATTAAAATCATTAGAATATAATGCTACCTACAATTACGAAATAGAAGCGGTGAGCAAAAACAATGTGATTAGCAAACGCTCGAATGCGGTGAGTATCCTAACTGATAAGAAGAAGAAAAAATAGTTTTATTGCCTTCATTGCCGTTGGCTTCAGCCAGCGGCAATAGAGGCAATTATTCCTTCACAAACTTATATACTTTCGAATAATTATTCTCTTTTACCACAAACATATAAATTCCTACCGACCATTGGGTAATATCAATTTGGGTAGTTTTGCTCTGCCCATGGTTGGTGTTATCACCAACCATTCCAATATATACAGGCTGGCCCAACATATTATAAATTGTAAACTGAACTGTCTTATTATTGATACTTTCAATATTCAAAATACTATTTGCAGGGTTGGGAAATAATTTGATATTACTAAGTTTACCGCCTACTTGATTTATTCCGTTTGAAATAGTGTCAATTATTGTGCATATACTATTATAATACTTGCCAGGTGAACCTCCAGGACAACCTATAAACCAAGTAGCTGCATCAGAATAGTCGGTGTACTGCGTATTGTATTCCAAAGTATATCCTTTCCCATCTGCACTATCGTTCCACGGTGTTTGATTGCTCCATGTGTTATAATAAATTATCGCACTGTCTTTATTATATATTCTGATATTTCCTTTGGCATCAAAGCTAAGTAAGGGGATATAAGAACTATTTTTAGTTCCTTTAAATTGTTTATTGAATAAAGCAGTATCGGCAACCAAAACCCAGTTAGAATCACTATTTAATATATTTGAAGATAACTTAAATTTCTTGCCTTGACTATCAAAAACAGTGATGTCTTTTATATTATAATTCTTTGCAGATTGATTTCGTAGTTCAATCCAATCGCCTGCATCGGAGCTTGTTGCTGAGCTATAATTTATTTCTGATACAACAATTGGTGTATCGCACCAGCCTTGGTATTGAGCAGGCGAACCTCCAATACATTGTTCCACCCAATTTTGTTTGATTGTATAATCATCCATGCTTGCAGTAGGATTACTCATGGAAATAGTTTTTCCATTTCCATCAGCACCAAAAGTGTTATCATATTGCATCACAAATACGGGATTCTGATTGGCATCATAAATTCGCACCAATCCTGTTTGAATAAATCCTTTGGGAACATTAATGGTATTCAAATCAAATGGGAACAAATACTTAAAAGCTGCACTATCACTCACAAAAACAAGCTTGCCTTTGGGAGAAATATTTGATATTGAATCAAGGCGAATGATATTGCTTACCTTATTAAACGATATATAATAGTTGCCGAGATTTTTTGTATTTGCCGAACCAATATGATACAGCTCGAACCACGCATCGGTACTAAATCCAGTAATAGGATTATAACTAATTTCTGATACCACCAAATCTGTGGCAAAGCATTGAATATAGGCTTTTGAAGGTGAGCCTCCAAAACAACGTTCAGTCCACTCATTGGCTGTCGTTATATAATTCGTATCATATACATTCTCTATCGTTTTACCCAATCCATTAGCATAAAAATAATCTTTGGCATGATATATTACTTTTGAAATTTGTGTCTTATTTATATCATAAATGGACAAGGTGTCGTTCAATTGCAAATTAATATTCATTTGCACAGATGTAGAACTATAGTTAATACTAAAATCTGCGGAGTCCTGAGCAATGATGAGCCTTTGAAATGGATAACATATCTTATTCTCAGCCCAAGCATTTGCAGTTGTAGCGGTATTTAGTTTATATCCATTTAAGTTAACGGGCATAATTCCCTTATTATATAATTCTATCCACTGTGTTTGCTTTTTCAAACTATCGCTATTGAAATTAATTTCTGAGACAATAAGATTTTCACTACAACTTGTAATAGCTGTTTGCGGATTTCCCAATAAACAACCATGAGTCCAATTTGCGGCATCACTGTATTCTGAAATTGCTGCTGGTATTTGCTTTAATGATAACGTATAACCATTGGCTCTAGCCATAGTATCCCATTGATTGCTGCTATTGAAACTCATTTCAAACCTTCTGAACTTATTGGTATCAGTAAGCAAAATAATTTCTGCGGTATCATTCAAATCGAATTGACTATTATATACAATATTTGATCTGCTTAGCTTGGGAAAATAAGTAAGCAAGTTATTTGTATCTGATACAATCAATATATAATCGTTTGGATAAATGATTTGTGAAGGCAAAATAAAACTGTCTATTGAAGTACTCAATTTCCAATTTTTTACATTTAAAGTATCGTTAGAAATATTTTTAAATTCCATCCAGTCTCCCATGTTAATTTCTGGCAGCGAATGATAATTAATCTCACTAGCTACCAACTGAATATGTTCTTGGCAAATTGTTCTAAAAGTGCCTGGAGAGCCCAAGAAACAACCTACACCCCAATTTGCTTTATCTGAAAAATCATTGTTTACTTTATTATATTCGAGTGTGTATCCGTTGCCATTTACCGCTGGCCAAAAATAATTTTCATTATGATAGTTTACAGAAAACTTTGGGTAAAGCTTACTATCGAACAACCGTAAATTTTCGCCATTATTACTTAAACTAAAATTAAATGAATCTACTACATTTTTAACATTAGGGTATATTTTTTTAAACTTTTGTTTGGTATTTGCTAAAACGAGGTAACCATTTGCGGGAATAATAGTTCCTGCAGGAATTGTATAATCGTGTGAGTCATCACCATCTTTGAAATGCCAAAGAGAAACACTCTGATTACTATTGGTAGTATTGTGCAATTCAACCCATTCACCTGCATCGTGTGAACCTTTAGCATTGTAACTGATCTCGCTAATAATAATATTTTCAAAACATATCGAATAAGCCTTACCTGGTGAACCTCCGATACAACCGTTAAACCAACTACTTCCATTTTTCATTACCGATGAATCTGTTTTCAATTCTAAAGTTCTGCCTGTTCCATCAGCACATTCAGGCCAAGGCAGACTATCAGTAAATGCAAAAGCTATTTTATTTTTACCCTTATTATCAATTAATACGACAGAATCCGTATGATTGTCCAAAGGGAATTTTATATTTCCCAATCTATTATATACTGAAGGATATACTTTTTTGAATAAAGCGGTATCTTCACAAATCACAATATATTTATTGGCAGGCAGTATATAATTATCTGCAAATTCATAGAATGCATAATCTTTCGATGTTTTGAGTTTATAGCCTGTTAAGTCGACTGCCATAGAAGAATTATTATGCAATTCTATCCAATTTCCACTATTAATT
Encoded proteins:
- a CDS encoding TlpA disulfide reductase family protein → MANQIYKMVVAFLMVCIGNNLCTQVRADNFYIKDSVGNAFPQSAYDSMSKVKTIKLVPVKSNGRIEGYTIQSKPYNNVAFVPDGKIYNLAEVNIAENKIFKIGGPMPKYKFKDMEGKVYNSDSMRGKVVHVAFWHKACSPCIQEMPVLNGLKSYYANNSKMIFLAPSLDDSLACANFLQRTNYDYHVIPSSRKIAEKWDISSCPRHIVIDKQGKIVLYSEGYVIGLEQYVNQAIKNAMGK
- a CDS encoding lamin tail domain-containing protein, with the protein product MKFTFIYILLGCIVPNSSRGQLVINEIQTLNSGNIADEDFENPAWMELYNAGNANLSLNGYTLTDDALVKNKWKLPNLTLKPQERLLIFLSGKDTIEKINHWETAVHPNNNWRYSYTDTMWNNVFNPYAIYTPSYDASSWAQGKGGIGLADGDDSTIINATANYTMRYAFKLNNKNYTNLKKCYIQLDNENQCYIYVNWTYIATFSNNPLKHIRNGDKPRSAMVDLDAIKYYIDNFDSIVLHIRYFSPKDSFHQTSIPYLSLGYSDNVKHINNYTKNPYLKDSVSFIHTNFKLKPTETIYLFDKTGTQIDKKKTEFTARNISFARIPDGGSWCITDEPSPDSSNTGKHCAAGFLIPPACNLKSGFVTKNSVLKLATTQQNVQIRYTTNGDIPTDKSFLYKSTGIKITADVSIRALCVDTSGAYLPSKPITNIYIINDKKFKLPIISITADSLDLFNTYDGLYATNGYVGAEKRTSHIEYLLANGSPQFELDAMLSIHGNGSRGYAKKSLRVETTSDFDSSFIHYKLFPFRNYTNITSFNLRSGSQDQGGSMMRDELTNHIMLKTNLDVMEHNSCFVYLNGQPWGIYHIREKQDNDCIENISGVSKDSMDIIGIFGVHNGTANASYSLYSWYGSDLSVTANYDSLNKYLDIKNFVDYITIETFINNMDWPGNNTKLWRPTMKGGKFRYLLYDTDFGTRDIFSTWGTSTASTKLQSLVSGNYFGLYYLARNTKFKNYFVNRYADLMNTILTPANYAGNINYIKNNIKFDMPKEIARWGNFYDTTYWSAYVKDLDTFVKYSQIANRDSMVTTFSLTKKVNLTLKLSSNAAGVIKLNTIIPITYPWSGVYFDGVPITVTAVPNPGYSFDSFVIDSVTYKTKTVTINLTPANNIITAYFNGATISFPIIASEINYNCSDKINSGNWIELHNNSSMAVDLTGYKLKTSKDYAFYEFADNYILPANKYIVICEDTALFKKVYPSVYNRLGNIKFPLDNHTDSVVLIDNKGKNKIAFAFTDSLPWPECADGTGRTLELKTDSSVMKNGSSWFNGCIGGSPGKAYSICFENIIISEISYNAKGSHDAGEWVELHNTTNSNQSVSLWHFKDGDDSHDYTIPAGTIIPANGYLVLANTKQKFKKIYPNVKNVVDSFNFSLSNNGENLRLFDSKLYPKFSVNYHNENYFWPAVNGNGYTLEYNKVNNDFSDKANWGVGCFLGSPGTFRTICQEHIQLVASEINYHSLPEINMGDWMEFKNISNDTLNVKNWKLSTSIDSFILPSQIIYPNDYILIVSDTNNLLTYFPKLSRSNIVYNSQFDLNDTAEIILLTDTNKFRRFEMSFNSSNQWDTMARANGYTLSLKQIPAAISEYSDAANWTHGCLLGNPQTAITSCSENLIVSEINFNSDSLKKQTQWIELYNKGIMPVNLNGYKLNTATTANAWAENKICYPFQRLIIAQDSADFSINYSSTSVQMNINLQLNDTLSIYDINKTQISKVIYHAKDYFYANGLGKTIENVYDTNYITTANEWTERCFGGSPSKAYIQCFATDLVVSEISYNPITGFSTDAWFELYHIGSANTKNLGNYYISFNKVSNIIRLDSISNISPKGKLVFVSDSAAFKYLFPFDLNTINVPKGFIQTGLVRIYDANQNPVFVMQYDNTFGADGNGKTISMSNPTASMDDYTIKQNWVEQCIGGSPAQYQGWCDTPIVVSEINYSSATSSDAGDWIELRNQSAKNYNIKDITVFDSQGKKFKLSSNILNSDSNWVLVADTALFNKQFKGTKNSSYIPLLSFDAKGNIRIYNKDSAIIYYNTWSNQTPWNDSADGKGYTLEYNTQYTDYSDAATWFIGCPGGSPGKYYNSICTIIDTISNGINQVGGKLSNIKLFPNPANSILNIESINNKTVQFTIYNMLGQPVYIGMVGDNTNHGQSKTTQIDITQWSVGIYMFVVKENNYSKVYKFVKE